From the Kitasatospora viridis genome, one window contains:
- a CDS encoding adenosylcobinamide-GDP ribazoletransferase: MSGSALRLPGLRFAFGTLTVFRVRVERWDREAGGRAMLAAPLVGLVLGALAGGLGALVAPRGGPLLAAVAVLAVLAGLTRGLHLDGLADVADGLGSGKPAEDALRIMKQSDIGPFGVLTLVLLIVGQLAALEEQFAHSAERGLVAAVTCAVAGRCALAWGCLRPVPAARPGGLGAMVAATVTPRAALAGTALAALAVALIGRHPRYALALILGQLAAAALLRRCVRRFGGVTGDVLGALVETAGTAALLAITLGP, from the coding sequence CTGAGCGGGTCCGCCCTGCGGCTGCCCGGCCTGCGCTTCGCCTTCGGCACCCTGACGGTCTTCCGGGTCCGGGTCGAGCGCTGGGACCGGGAGGCCGGCGGCCGGGCGATGCTGGCCGCACCGCTGGTCGGCCTGGTGCTCGGCGCCCTGGCCGGCGGGCTCGGCGCGCTGGTCGCGCCGCGCGGCGGGCCGCTGCTGGCGGCCGTCGCGGTGCTCGCCGTGCTGGCCGGGCTGACCCGGGGTCTGCACCTGGACGGGCTGGCCGACGTGGCCGACGGGCTGGGCAGCGGCAAGCCCGCCGAGGACGCCCTGCGGATCATGAAGCAGTCCGACATCGGCCCGTTCGGCGTGCTCACCCTGGTGCTCCTGATCGTCGGTCAACTGGCCGCACTGGAAGAGCAGTTCGCCCACTCGGCGGAGCGTGGCCTAGTGGCCGCGGTGACCTGCGCGGTGGCCGGGCGGTGCGCACTGGCCTGGGGCTGCCTGCGCCCGGTGCCGGCCGCCCGGCCGGGCGGACTGGGCGCCATGGTCGCCGCCACCGTGACGCCCCGGGCCGCGCTGGCCGGCACCGCGCTGGCGGCCCTCGCGGTGGCGCTGATCGGCCGTCACCCCCGGTACGCGCTGGCCCTGATCCTCGGTCAACTGGCCGCCGCCGCACTGCTGCGGCGCTGCGTGCGGCGGTTCGGCGGGGTCACCGGCGACGTGCTCGGCGCACTGGTGGAGACCGCGGGCACCGCGGCACTGCTGGCGATCACGCTCGGTCCCTGA
- a CDS encoding nicotinate-nucleotide--dimethylbenzimidazole phosphoribosyltransferase has protein sequence MDTTVDLDMFASRVERPDDGARRTAEERWQELDQPRGGFGRLEELGSWLASVQGASPVRPVGAAKVLLFAADHGIAELGVSRLPAAGGTARRVREVLEGTAPVAKLARRYGAELRVVDLAVDAPEDEFPEEVTRFRVRRGSGRIDRTDALTPDEAARAFAAGVELADEEADLGTDLVLLGDLGVGSTTVAAVLIGALCGTDAAAVCGRGSGIDDRVWMVKCAAIRDSLRRARPVLGDQLALLAATGGADFAAITGFLLQAAVRRLPVVLDGVVSAACALVAQRIAFRAPEWWRAAALTGEPALAKAYDRLTLTPLHEQQVTTGEGVAAVLALPLLQAASDTLAEELFEPAHPAAKRTPPRLPTAAELLGKL, from the coding sequence ATGGACACCACCGTGGATCTCGATATGTTCGCCTCCCGCGTCGAGCGCCCCGACGACGGCGCCCGCCGCACCGCCGAGGAGCGCTGGCAGGAGCTGGACCAGCCGCGCGGCGGCTTCGGCCGGCTGGAGGAACTGGGCAGCTGGCTCGCCTCCGTGCAGGGGGCCTCGCCGGTCCGCCCGGTCGGCGCGGCCAAGGTGCTGCTGTTCGCCGCCGACCACGGCATCGCCGAGCTCGGCGTCTCCCGGCTGCCGGCGGCCGGCGGCACCGCCCGCCGGGTGCGCGAAGTGCTGGAGGGCACCGCGCCGGTGGCCAAGCTGGCCCGCCGGTACGGCGCCGAACTGCGGGTGGTCGACCTCGCGGTGGACGCGCCCGAGGACGAGTTCCCCGAGGAGGTCACCCGGTTCCGGGTGCGCCGCGGCTCCGGGCGGATCGACCGGACCGACGCGCTCACCCCGGACGAGGCCGCCCGGGCCTTCGCCGCCGGCGTCGAACTGGCCGACGAGGAGGCCGACCTGGGCACCGACCTGGTGCTGCTCGGCGACCTCGGGGTCGGCTCCACCACCGTGGCCGCGGTGCTGATCGGCGCGCTCTGCGGCACCGACGCGGCCGCCGTCTGCGGGCGCGGCTCCGGCATCGACGACCGGGTCTGGATGGTCAAGTGCGCGGCGATCCGCGACTCGCTGCGCCGGGCCCGGCCCGTGCTCGGCGACCAGCTGGCGCTGCTCGCGGCCACCGGCGGCGCCGACTTCGCGGCGATCACCGGCTTCCTGCTGCAGGCCGCGGTGCGCCGGCTGCCCGTGGTGCTGGACGGCGTGGTCTCCGCCGCCTGCGCGCTGGTCGCCCAGCGGATCGCGTTCCGGGCACCGGAGTGGTGGCGGGCCGCCGCGCTGACCGGCGAGCCGGCCCTGGCCAAGGCCTACGACCGGCTCACCCTGACCCCGCTGCACGAGCAGCAGGTCACCACCGGCGAGGGCGTCGCCGCGGTGCTGGCGCTGCCGCTGCTGCAGGCCGCCTCCGACACCCTGGCCGAGGAGCTGTTCGAGCCCGCCCACCCGGCCGCGAAGCGCACCCCGCCCCGGCTGCCCACCGCCGCCGAACTGCTGGGCAAGCTCTGA